One stretch of Litoribrevibacter albus DNA includes these proteins:
- a CDS encoding NADPH-dependent 2,4-dienoyl-CoA reductase, with protein MTKPYPHLLEPLDLGFTTLKNRVIMGSMHTGLEDRFYHIEKLAAYFAERARGGVALSITGGYAPNRRGELLPFGSRMDNKLTALLHRRVTSAVHKEGGKIALQLLHAGRYGYTPYNVSASSKKSPITPFKPSKLSHKQILKTIDDYANAAKMAQYANYDGIEIMASEGYLINQFLAERVNNRTDEWGGSAEKRMRFAIETVKAVRKAVGEKFIIVYRMSLMDLVDGGQSWEEIEVLAKEIEKAGVNIINTGIGWHEARVPTIVTSVPRAAFSFATAKLRKAVNIPVCASNRINTPEIAENIIASGEADMVSMARPLLADPFFVAKAEAGKGDEINTCIACNQACLDHTFQMKRASCLVNPRACHETELLYLPTQDKKKVAVIGAGPAGMSASTVLAERGHDVTLFDADDKIGGQFNIAKQIPGKDDFNETMRYFGKMIEKHGVNVRLNTRVSADDLLKEGFDEVIVATGITPRNPGIPGIEHSKVMSYLDVLRDKKPVGKKVAIIGAGGIGFDVGEYLVHKHAEDAEAEKQQWYKEWGVDTNLENRSALAQPEVQAPEREVFLLQRKESSVGKNLGKTSGWVHRATLKMKDVTMIPGCNYDQIDDQGLHITVKGEKKILDVDNVIICAGQTSNRSLADELLAKGAEDQGMKVHVIGGADLAAELDAKRAINQGARLAAEI; from the coding sequence ATGACAAAACCATATCCACATCTACTTGAGCCACTCGACCTGGGTTTCACGACGCTAAAGAACCGCGTCATCATGGGCTCAATGCACACTGGTTTGGAAGATCGTTTCTACCACATTGAAAAATTGGCCGCCTACTTCGCTGAACGTGCACGCGGTGGCGTAGCGTTATCTATTACTGGTGGTTATGCACCAAACCGTCGTGGTGAGCTTTTGCCATTTGGCTCTCGTATGGATAACAAACTGACGGCATTATTACACCGTCGTGTAACATCCGCTGTTCACAAAGAAGGTGGTAAAATTGCCCTTCAATTACTGCATGCGGGTCGTTATGGTTACACCCCGTATAACGTGTCTGCGTCGTCTAAAAAGTCGCCAATCACGCCATTCAAACCAAGCAAGTTGAGCCACAAGCAAATTCTTAAAACCATCGATGACTATGCGAATGCAGCCAAGATGGCACAGTACGCAAACTACGACGGTATTGAGATCATGGCGTCGGAAGGTTACTTGATTAACCAGTTCCTTGCTGAGCGTGTTAACAACCGTACGGACGAATGGGGCGGCAGCGCAGAGAAGCGTATGCGCTTTGCCATTGAAACCGTAAAAGCCGTACGTAAAGCGGTGGGTGAGAAATTCATCATCGTTTACCGTATGTCGTTGATGGATTTGGTTGATGGCGGCCAAAGCTGGGAAGAAATTGAAGTTCTGGCAAAAGAAATTGAAAAAGCCGGTGTGAACATCATCAACACGGGTATCGGCTGGCACGAAGCGCGTGTTCCAACCATCGTAACTTCGGTTCCTCGTGCGGCGTTCAGCTTCGCTACCGCTAAATTGCGTAAAGCGGTGAACATCCCGGTGTGTGCAAGTAACCGTATTAACACCCCTGAGATTGCTGAAAACATCATCGCATCTGGTGAAGCCGACATGGTGTCGATGGCGCGTCCGTTATTGGCCGATCCATTCTTCGTTGCCAAAGCGGAAGCGGGCAAAGGCGACGAGATCAACACATGTATCGCCTGTAACCAAGCCTGTTTGGATCACACCTTCCAGATGAAGCGTGCGTCTTGTTTAGTGAACCCTCGTGCATGTCACGAAACAGAGCTTCTGTACCTTCCGACCCAAGACAAGAAGAAGGTAGCAGTGATTGGTGCTGGCCCTGCAGGTATGTCAGCGTCTACCGTATTAGCCGAGCGTGGTCACGATGTGACTCTGTTTGATGCGGATGACAAGATTGGCGGTCAGTTCAACATCGCCAAGCAGATTCCAGGTAAAGACGACTTCAATGAAACCATGCGTTACTTCGGCAAGATGATCGAAAAGCATGGCGTGAATGTCCGTTTGAATACTCGCGTATCGGCTGACGATCTTCTTAAAGAAGGCTTCGACGAAGTGATCGTTGCAACCGGTATTACGCCACGTAACCCGGGTATTCCTGGCATCGAGCACAGCAAGGTAATGTCGTATCTGGACGTACTGCGTGACAAGAAACCAGTGGGCAAGAAAGTCGCCATCATCGGTGCTGGCGGTATTGGTTTCGACGTGGGTGAATACTTGGTTCACAAACACGCAGAAGACGCCGAAGCAGAAAAACAACAGTGGTACAAAGAATGGGGTGTCGACACCAACCTTGAAAATCGCTCTGCATTGGCGCAACCGGAAGTACAAGCGCCAGAACGCGAAGTATTCTTGCTGCAACGTAAAGAATCCTCAGTTGGTAAAAACCTGGGTAAAACCTCTGGCTGGGTTCACCGCGCAACCTTGAAGATGAAAGACGTGACCATGATTCCTGGCTGTAACTACGACCAAATCGACGATCAAGGTCTTCACATCACCGTTAAAGGCGAGAAGAAAATTCTGGATGTAGATAATGTGATCATCTGTGCCGGTCAAACTTCAAACCGTTCTCTGGCGGATGAGCTGCTAGCGAAAGGCGCAGAAGACCAAGGTATGAAAGTACACGTAATTGGTGGTGCGGATCTGGCGGCAGAGCTGGATGCAAAACGCGCAATCAATCAAGGCGCTCGCCTTGCTGCTGAAATTTAA
- a CDS encoding GMC oxidoreductase, with translation MSHLNEQNQPSTEHFDYDQVVIGSGFGGSCSALRLTEKGYKVLVLEKGKRWSDQDFPSTNWNFKKYLWAPKLGLTGPWQMSFTRKVVALHGSGVGGGSLIYANTHYIPQQRIFESEQWTRTRDNWYETLLPFYGLAQRMLGTSSGRFEGVADKLLKDVAQDMGREDTYELVDTGVYYEDQFKAAENKEEPYFAGEGPKREACNLCARCMMGCPKNAKNTLEKNYLYFAERNGAEIRSESQVTRVEPLPGKNGQRDGSGGYELTVKQSTGWFGKTYTVRTKGVVLSAGVVGTLNLLMGSKYKDQTLTQISDLIGRQVRTNSETFYSVGFDTKNTYSENEISKGLAITSSFKPDDITTIEPVRFNKGSDSAWLSFSMVPLTDAGGIPRGIRLLLNILMQPLTTLKLMNPIGKAKRNNVLMIMQSADSYVHAKWKRAWTKLFRRRLTVEQEKGDMKLTTYFDVGQEVARRYAEKSQGEVGNVALDILVNTPVTAHIMGGVPIGKSSADGVVDESGAVFGYQGLRVLDGSVIPGNLAVNPSLTILALSEYAMSQVPVKDEASAAKVAPVKFSKPLPGMVSALDGEGDLLKEAIELSMKTQANGVTEAAQES, from the coding sequence GTGAGTCATTTAAATGAGCAAAATCAACCAAGTACAGAACATTTTGATTATGACCAGGTGGTTATCGGTTCTGGTTTTGGTGGCTCGTGCAGTGCACTGCGCTTGACTGAGAAAGGGTACAAGGTACTGGTTCTTGAAAAGGGCAAGCGCTGGTCAGATCAAGATTTCCCCTCTACCAACTGGAATTTTAAAAAGTACCTTTGGGCACCCAAGTTAGGTTTGACCGGGCCTTGGCAAATGTCCTTCACCCGCAAGGTGGTGGCGTTGCACGGATCGGGCGTCGGTGGTGGTTCACTGATTTATGCCAACACCCATTACATTCCACAACAACGTATCTTTGAGTCCGAACAATGGACCAGAACACGGGATAATTGGTACGAAACCTTATTGCCGTTTTATGGCTTGGCACAGCGTATGTTAGGCACCAGCTCCGGCCGTTTTGAAGGCGTTGCTGATAAGCTGCTCAAAGATGTGGCTCAGGACATGGGGCGGGAAGATACCTATGAGCTGGTGGATACAGGTGTGTATTACGAAGATCAGTTCAAGGCGGCCGAGAATAAAGAAGAACCGTATTTTGCTGGTGAAGGGCCTAAGCGCGAAGCATGTAATCTCTGTGCCCGATGCATGATGGGCTGCCCCAAAAACGCTAAGAATACATTGGAAAAGAACTATCTCTATTTTGCCGAGCGTAACGGTGCCGAGATTCGTTCGGAATCCCAAGTCACCCGTGTTGAACCGCTACCAGGCAAGAATGGTCAACGTGATGGTAGTGGTGGCTATGAGTTAACGGTCAAACAATCCACTGGGTGGTTTGGTAAAACCTATACAGTGCGTACTAAAGGCGTGGTGTTATCGGCGGGTGTAGTTGGAACGCTAAATCTGTTGATGGGCAGTAAATACAAAGACCAGACGTTGACTCAGATTTCAGATCTTATTGGTCGTCAGGTTCGAACCAATTCAGAAACTTTTTATTCGGTCGGCTTTGATACCAAAAACACTTACTCTGAAAATGAGATCTCTAAAGGATTGGCGATCACTTCGTCGTTTAAGCCGGATGACATTACAACCATTGAGCCGGTGCGATTCAATAAAGGTTCTGATTCCGCCTGGCTGAGCTTTTCGATGGTGCCATTGACCGATGCCGGTGGGATTCCTCGAGGCATTCGTCTGCTGCTGAACATCCTGATGCAGCCATTAACCACCTTGAAGCTGATGAACCCGATTGGTAAAGCGAAACGCAATAATGTACTGATGATTATGCAAAGTGCCGACAGCTATGTTCACGCAAAATGGAAGCGCGCTTGGACTAAACTCTTCCGTCGACGTTTGACCGTCGAACAGGAAAAGGGCGATATGAAACTTACCACCTACTTTGATGTAGGCCAGGAAGTGGCTCGCCGATACGCAGAGAAGTCTCAAGGGGAAGTGGGTAACGTGGCATTAGACATTCTGGTGAATACCCCGGTCACGGCTCATATTATGGGTGGTGTGCCGATTGGTAAGAGCTCGGCTGATGGTGTTGTGGACGAGTCCGGTGCAGTTTTTGGTTATCAAGGGCTGCGAGTGTTGGATGGCTCGGTCATTCCTGGAAACCTGGCGGTCAACCCGTCACTGACCATTCTTGCTCTTAGCGAGTACGCCATGTCACAAGTACCGGTGAAAGACGAAGCATCTGCTGCTAAGGTGGCACCGGTTAAATTTTCAAAACCACTGCCGGGCATGGTCTCTGCCTTGGATGGTGAGGGTGATCTTCTGAAAGAAGCTATTGAGTTGTCTATGAAAACGCAGGCAAATGGAGTAACTGAAGCAGCCCAAGAATCGTAA
- a CDS encoding substrate-binding domain-containing protein — translation MRQHFLYRYTTYIFDRYTAFILCSLVTFVTSLMSANASADVRFPEYWTIDEYLEVFPEQKTKSEAFNLRVQSQPKRLINNDKPVNILVICPGLQISDYWRRSIAAFEHRLKRLGVQYQLDKHFTKPGIDLNEQSKLLKQSLGDNTDYLLFTLDALKHQKLIEQVMTQSQIKIILQNITTPLKAFGTQQPFLYVGFDHIIGTQLLIQEYQKRFPTGGNYAILYGTQGYVSQMRGGVFESFMNASSGYQLQDSYYVNFDRALAKAATQQLIKDHQQDQSPLDFIYATSTDIALGTLDALTELGLEQNITVNGWGGGSSELNQLKAKSLDFTVMRMNDDNGVAMAEAIGMDLLGETTQVPTIYSGSFRLVTQDTKPKQLQRFEERAFRYSDHAMVEQHGLAK, via the coding sequence ATGCGCCAACACTTTCTTTATCGTTATACGACGTACATTTTTGATCGTTATACCGCGTTTATCCTATGCAGCCTGGTTACGTTCGTTACCTCATTAATGAGTGCCAACGCATCGGCAGATGTACGATTTCCTGAGTATTGGACCATTGATGAATACTTGGAGGTCTTTCCTGAACAAAAAACAAAATCCGAAGCCTTTAACCTTCGAGTGCAAAGCCAACCCAAACGACTCATTAACAATGACAAGCCGGTGAATATTCTGGTCATCTGTCCGGGCTTACAGATTTCAGATTATTGGCGTCGCAGCATTGCCGCCTTCGAACACAGGTTAAAGCGATTGGGTGTGCAGTATCAACTCGATAAGCATTTCACCAAACCCGGCATCGATCTTAACGAACAATCCAAACTGCTCAAACAAAGTCTTGGCGACAACACCGATTACCTGCTGTTCACTCTGGACGCCCTGAAACATCAGAAGTTGATTGAACAGGTCATGACTCAGAGTCAGATCAAAATCATCTTGCAGAACATCACGACTCCGTTGAAAGCCTTTGGAACCCAGCAACCGTTTCTCTATGTCGGGTTTGACCACATCATCGGCACACAACTGCTCATTCAGGAATACCAGAAGCGTTTCCCAACGGGCGGTAACTACGCCATCTTGTATGGTACTCAAGGCTACGTTAGCCAGATGCGTGGAGGTGTCTTTGAGAGCTTCATGAATGCATCCTCGGGCTACCAACTACAAGACAGCTATTACGTGAATTTTGATCGTGCTCTAGCAAAAGCAGCCACCCAACAACTGATCAAGGATCATCAGCAAGATCAATCTCCATTAGATTTCATCTACGCAACCTCAACCGACATTGCTCTGGGCACACTGGATGCACTGACAGAACTTGGATTAGAACAGAACATTACCGTCAATGGCTGGGGTGGCGGCTCATCAGAACTGAATCAGCTGAAAGCCAAATCGCTCGATTTCACCGTGATGCGTATGAACGACGACAATGGCGTGGCGATGGCAGAAGCCATTGGTATGGATCTGCTCGGCGAAACAACACAGGTGCCCACCATTTATTCCGGCAGTTTCCGATTAGTCACACAAGACACCAAACCGAAACAGCTGCAACGCTTCGAAGAACGGGCATTCAGGTACTCTGATCATGCTATGGTTGAACAACATGGATTGGCCAAATAA
- a CDS encoding EAL and HDOD domain-containing protein, whose product MSANTTLLARQPICDVNKEIVAYELLYRFEDGTINSSIDGNTATSQVLINTFSLGECENITGGLPAFVNFTDKLLDFLPPIAPELLNIEILEDIEVTPELVAKVQEIKDRGYKIALDDFIWDDKYKPLLELTDIVKLEVPAMTRTQLREAISKLAKYEVVLLAEKIETLDEYQFCKDLGCSLFQGYFLYKPNIVQGATLSSNKATVLKLIAELNQQDADVDSIKTIITQDSELSFKLLSLINSAELRRSVEVTSIATAVALLGITRLKSWATMLAMTKLEDKPKSLLAISLQRAYFCEHVASIFNEKLAEKFYMIGMLSCLDLFFDISIHDLMKKLPLDEESKEALTEYRGLLGLILKTATLYEKFKLLDVPWAQLRELGLTQNDVNTIFIDSHVKANAMIDSL is encoded by the coding sequence GTGTCAGCCAACACAACCCTTTTAGCACGACAACCCATCTGCGATGTGAATAAGGAAATTGTTGCTTACGAGCTACTCTACCGATTTGAAGACGGAACCATTAACAGCAGTATTGACGGGAATACCGCTACGTCCCAGGTGCTTATCAATACATTTTCATTAGGGGAATGCGAAAACATCACCGGTGGATTACCTGCATTCGTTAACTTCACGGATAAGTTGCTCGATTTTTTACCCCCCATAGCGCCGGAACTGCTGAATATTGAAATTCTGGAAGACATTGAAGTCACACCGGAACTCGTCGCCAAAGTTCAGGAAATCAAAGATCGCGGGTATAAGATCGCCCTGGATGATTTTATTTGGGACGACAAATACAAACCCTTACTTGAGCTCACTGACATCGTCAAACTTGAAGTGCCGGCCATGACCCGCACTCAACTCCGGGAAGCCATCAGCAAACTGGCCAAATATGAAGTTGTGTTGCTGGCAGAGAAGATTGAAACACTCGATGAATACCAATTCTGTAAAGACCTGGGTTGCTCCTTGTTTCAAGGCTATTTTCTTTATAAGCCAAACATTGTTCAGGGCGCCACCTTGTCGAGCAACAAAGCGACCGTGCTGAAGCTGATCGCAGAGTTAAATCAGCAAGACGCCGATGTCGACAGCATCAAGACAATAATCACTCAGGATTCCGAACTCTCTTTCAAGCTGCTAAGTCTGATCAACTCGGCAGAATTAAGACGTTCCGTTGAAGTCACCAGCATTGCAACCGCCGTGGCTTTACTGGGAATAACCCGACTCAAAAGCTGGGCCACCATGCTAGCGATGACCAAGCTCGAAGATAAACCCAAATCATTACTGGCTATTTCATTACAACGGGCCTATTTCTGCGAACATGTTGCGAGCATCTTCAATGAGAAACTGGCAGAGAAATTTTACATGATCGGTATGCTCTCATGCCTGGACTTATTCTTTGATATCTCCATTCACGATCTCATGAAAAAGTTACCCTTGGATGAAGAAAGCAAAGAAGCCCTCACCGAATACCGGGGCTTACTGGGGTTGATTCTAAAAACCGCAACCCTCTACGAAAAGTTCAAGCTCCTTGATGTGCCTTGGGCGCAACTCCGTGAACTTGGGCTAACCCAAAATGATGTAAACACCATTTTTATTGATAGTCATGTCAAAGCCAATGCCATGATAGACAGCCTTTAA
- a CDS encoding PAS domain-containing sensor histidine kinase: MTSRAGLPFHRLISACLCLSLSVTAFVCLWFYYTNTTNMLHDSAQDHTRQLRKLTSLVLENRQAELEHVLSILQQDQQLNQLTLQQSSLVVESTNYEHLTRQIHQRLNELLSTYATDLDLLLFVPIRGGKEIIAGHSSYHLDNMITELRNHLPNLGAQLFTPNSEFSGVAYHNIASGMAYSKELIGGPLNKRLGYLFGINLFNNNVQLLRRIVNNTGVDGATLVIQPSSDPKVAVTGTSRDHANGSLEPIAWMNQVGTTPIYQANDEYPDEHFSVIDLLGDHDIAHQDATQLQLILWQKESYLTSHYQLFTQTLILVVGLVLLLGTGIAVLATKISSRSLNYLTKFAEKQTSDTDTPHFEATPIYEINQVGRRLEQAMQDVVSNEEMYRNILNYSGSVVYIKTLDGRYQFVNSEFECVTGIPHSEVYGKTNEDIFPPRVAEEFTNHDNKVLQEMRVLNFREDLVKDGETFSFISVKFPIKNQQGDIIYICGFLTDITGIIQTQEELSREKARAEEATTQLNSLNKSLADAITKKTMELESTQESLIQSEKLASLGSLVAGISHELNTPIGTALTVSTTLEERIAHLHEDFLSGSLSKRAMENYLQDLNESSSILIRSLSSAIELISSFKQLSVDQTSAQRRTFSLKKTLEEVAITHRHLLSDSPIQLIAMIYEDAQLDSYPGALVQVMNNLIHNAINHGFADDFKGNIIITTKLEAGHAIINISDNGYGIPAESQKKVFDPFFTTKLGQGGSGLGLHIVHSIVTGILGGSIVLNSRHGGVNTGTDFQITLPLIAPHHTEASHSKASITETSNT, encoded by the coding sequence ATGACCTCTCGTGCGGGCTTGCCCTTTCATCGCCTGATTTCAGCCTGTTTATGCCTGTCACTGAGTGTCACCGCCTTTGTGTGTCTGTGGTTTTATTACACCAACACCACCAATATGCTGCACGACAGTGCTCAGGACCACACCCGGCAACTGCGCAAACTCACGTCCCTGGTGTTAGAAAACCGTCAGGCGGAATTGGAACATGTGCTTTCAATCCTTCAGCAAGACCAGCAACTTAACCAATTAACCCTTCAGCAAAGTTCCCTGGTAGTTGAATCAACCAATTATGAACACCTTACCCGTCAGATTCATCAACGGTTAAACGAGTTATTGAGCACGTATGCTACGGATCTCGACCTGTTGTTGTTTGTGCCTATTCGAGGAGGAAAGGAAATCATCGCAGGTCATTCCAGCTATCATCTGGACAACATGATTACCGAGTTGAGAAACCACTTACCCAACTTAGGTGCACAGCTATTTACTCCCAACAGCGAATTTTCCGGTGTGGCATATCATAATATTGCCAGCGGCATGGCATACAGTAAGGAATTGATTGGCGGCCCGTTAAACAAACGATTGGGCTATCTTTTTGGCATCAATTTATTCAACAACAATGTCCAATTACTTCGCCGAATCGTAAACAATACCGGGGTTGATGGCGCGACGCTGGTAATTCAACCATCATCAGATCCAAAGGTCGCTGTCACCGGCACATCCAGAGATCATGCCAATGGATCTTTGGAACCCATCGCCTGGATGAATCAGGTAGGAACGACACCGATCTATCAGGCAAACGACGAGTATCCGGATGAACATTTTTCTGTCATTGACCTATTAGGGGATCATGACATCGCTCATCAGGATGCCACACAACTTCAATTGATTTTATGGCAGAAAGAATCCTACCTGACCAGCCATTATCAACTCTTTACCCAAACACTGATTCTGGTTGTGGGGTTGGTCCTGCTACTGGGGACAGGTATCGCCGTACTGGCTACCAAGATCAGCAGCCGATCGCTGAATTATCTGACCAAGTTTGCCGAAAAGCAGACCTCAGATACGGATACACCACATTTCGAAGCCACCCCCATCTATGAGATCAATCAAGTAGGCCGACGCCTGGAACAGGCGATGCAGGATGTAGTATCGAATGAAGAAATGTATCGGAATATTCTCAATTACTCGGGCTCCGTGGTGTACATCAAAACCCTTGATGGTCGCTATCAGTTTGTGAACTCCGAATTCGAATGCGTTACGGGTATCCCTCACTCAGAGGTTTATGGAAAAACCAACGAAGACATCTTCCCGCCTCGCGTTGCCGAAGAATTCACAAACCATGACAACAAAGTACTTCAGGAAATGCGGGTGCTTAACTTCAGGGAAGATCTGGTCAAAGACGGCGAAACCTTTTCTTTTATCAGCGTGAAATTCCCGATTAAAAATCAACAAGGCGACATCATCTACATTTGTGGTTTCCTAACGGACATCACCGGCATCATCCAAACCCAGGAAGAGCTGTCACGGGAAAAAGCCCGCGCGGAAGAAGCAACCACGCAACTGAACAGCCTCAACAAGAGTCTGGCCGATGCCATTACCAAGAAAACGATGGAACTGGAATCCACTCAGGAAAGCCTGATCCAATCGGAAAAACTGGCTTCCCTGGGCTCATTGGTAGCAGGCATCTCTCATGAACTTAACACGCCGATTGGGACGGCATTGACGGTATCCACCACACTGGAAGAACGTATTGCACACCTCCACGAAGACTTCCTCAGTGGCTCGCTCAGTAAACGAGCGATGGAAAATTATCTTCAGGATCTCAACGAATCCTCATCTATCCTGATCCGTTCGTTAAGTTCAGCCATTGAACTGATCTCCAGTTTTAAACAGCTGTCCGTGGATCAAACCAGTGCACAACGCCGTACCTTTAGCTTGAAGAAGACACTGGAAGAAGTGGCCATCACCCACCGACATCTGCTCTCAGATAGCCCGATTCAGTTAATCGCAATGATTTACGAAGATGCCCAGCTGGATTCATACCCCGGCGCACTGGTGCAAGTCATGAATAATCTTATTCACAACGCCATCAATCATGGCTTCGCCGATGATTTCAAAGGAAACATTATCATCACCACCAAACTGGAAGCAGGGCATGCGATCATCAACATCAGCGATAATGGCTACGGCATCCCGGCAGAGTCTCAAAAGAAGGTGTTTGATCCCTTCTTTACCACCAAACTGGGGCAAGGCGGCAGTGGCTTAGGCCTGCACATTGTGCACTCCATCGTAACCGGTATTCTTGGTGGCAGTATCGTCTTGAACAGCCGTCATGGCGGCGTAAACACCGGCACCGATTTCCAAATCACCTTACCTTTGATAGCGCCTCACCATACTGAAGCCTCTCATTCCAAAGCATCGATCACAGAGACCTCTAATACCTAG
- a CDS encoding DUF3565 domain-containing protein codes for MKQPIIGFHQDELGDWVAELACFHGQHVRHQPPFINRPWVTSAQGRDAMLGHCLNCVRCDQHEPPNEMIACKHQPSSDSE; via the coding sequence GTGAAGCAACCCATCATAGGCTTTCATCAGGATGAGCTCGGTGACTGGGTTGCTGAACTGGCTTGTTTTCACGGGCAGCACGTGCGACATCAACCGCCCTTTATTAATCGGCCTTGGGTTACGTCGGCGCAAGGTCGAGACGCCATGTTGGGCCATTGTCTGAATTGTGTCCGTTGCGATCAGCATGAACCACCTAATGAGATGATTGCGTGTAAGCATCAACCCTCATCTGACTCGGAATAA
- a CDS encoding type IV pili methyl-accepting chemotaxis transducer N-terminal domain-containing protein: MKRFQLRYFIKLLILLLIPFSIPSFSWGMTDAEAINKSGRQRMLSQRMMKSYLMIGADVKVEMAQKQLDDSVALFEQQFLELREYATTEEINNKLDKVESLWVMHRERIISPPNKSNVPDLMEQNLALLVACDQVVKAIELKANVNSAQLVNISGRQRMLSQKIAKAYMALYWKVESVDLKQEFEQAVQLFDDSLQTLMDSDLNTEDLNRSLRKVGNQWRFSQSGFKLGDDGRYVPTVISVTTESILKKMDQITKQYESLMLSHKQVAQN, encoded by the coding sequence GTGAAAAGATTCCAATTGAGATATTTCATCAAGCTACTGATCCTGCTACTCATTCCATTTTCCATTCCCTCGTTCAGTTGGGGAATGACGGACGCGGAAGCCATTAACAAGTCTGGTCGACAGCGGATGCTTTCTCAGCGAATGATGAAGAGCTATTTGATGATTGGCGCGGATGTGAAGGTTGAAATGGCCCAAAAACAACTCGACGACAGTGTGGCTTTGTTTGAACAACAATTCCTTGAATTGCGTGAGTATGCGACCACGGAAGAAATCAATAACAAGCTGGATAAGGTCGAATCATTGTGGGTAATGCACCGTGAACGTATCATCAGCCCACCGAATAAGTCGAATGTCCCTGACTTAATGGAGCAGAATTTAGCGTTGTTGGTAGCCTGTGATCAGGTGGTTAAGGCTATTGAGCTCAAGGCAAACGTTAACAGTGCTCAGTTGGTGAATATATCCGGCAGACAGCGGATGTTGTCCCAGAAAATTGCCAAAGCGTATATGGCGTTGTACTGGAAGGTGGAATCAGTGGATCTTAAACAGGAGTTCGAGCAGGCTGTTCAGCTGTTCGATGATTCATTGCAAACCCTGATGGATTCAGATTTGAACACCGAAGATCTTAATCGCTCTTTGAGAAAAGTGGGTAATCAATGGCGCTTTTCGCAATCCGGGTTTAAATTAGGTGACGATGGTCGCTATGTTCCGACAGTTATTTCGGTAACCACTGAATCCATCTTGAAGAAAATGGATCAGATTACCAAGCAGTATGAGTCTCTGATGTTGTCTCATAAGCAAGTGGCTCAGAATTGA
- a CDS encoding DNA-3-methyladenine glycosylase I, producing the protein MTSFNAIYQDAITQKGSQKAINDLLDSRLQAPATSEELAEIPDHRYLSLMSLRIFRAGLKHSLVDAKWPAFEKAFHGFNVLGNAHLSDDAIAEHMTNTDLIRHLGKMKSIRDNAAFILRTSEEHGSFGKFLGDWPVTDIVGLWDHLKKHGTQLGGASGSYFLRMVNKDTFIFTKDVVTALKARNIIDKNPTSKRDLKLVQEKFTEWHQESGWPLSRISLLLALTVG; encoded by the coding sequence ATGACCAGCTTTAACGCCATCTATCAGGACGCAATTACTCAGAAAGGCTCCCAAAAAGCCATCAACGATCTATTAGATTCACGCCTTCAGGCACCTGCCACCAGCGAAGAACTGGCCGAGATTCCCGATCACCGATATCTCTCCTTAATGAGTTTACGAATCTTCCGGGCCGGCTTAAAGCACAGTTTGGTGGATGCAAAATGGCCGGCCTTCGAAAAAGCCTTTCATGGTTTTAACGTACTGGGTAATGCTCATCTCAGTGATGATGCCATTGCAGAACACATGACCAATACAGATCTGATTCGTCATCTGGGGAAAATGAAGTCGATTCGTGATAATGCAGCGTTTATCCTTCGTACCTCTGAAGAACATGGGAGCTTCGGCAAGTTCTTAGGTGACTGGCCGGTCACCGACATTGTCGGTCTGTGGGATCACTTGAAAAAACACGGCACGCAGCTGGGCGGTGCATCGGGTTCGTATTTCTTACGCATGGTCAACAAAGACACCTTCATCTTCACGAAAGATGTGGTGACCGCACTGAAAGCCAGAAATATCATTGATAAAAACCCCACATCCAAGCGAGATTTAAAACTCGTTCAAGAAAAATTCACTGAATGGCATCAAGAATCCGGTTGGCCGTTATCCCGCATCAGCTTATTACTGGCACTAACGGTGGGCTAA